In Gemmatimonadota bacterium, the sequence AACATCGCCGCGGATCGGTCGCTGTCCGCAGATACCACCTACACGATCAGCGGGTACGTCAAGGTGCAGGCCGGTGCCACCCTGACCATCCCCGCCGGCACGGTGCTGCTGGGCGACACGACGGTCCCCGGGAGCTCGCTCTGGATCCTGCGGGGCGCCAGCATCGAGGCCACCGGTTCCGCATCCCAGCCCATTGTCTTCACCTCGGCGCGGAGCGCCGGCAACCGGGCCCCGGGCGACTGGGGCGGGCTGATCATCATCGGCAACGGCACCATCAACCGGACCGGTGCCACGATCCTCACCGAGGGCGACGCCGCCACCTCCGAGAACTACGCCGGCGGGAGTGACGACGCCGACGACAGCGGCACCCTGCGCTACGTCCGGATCGAGTTTGCCGGGTACGACATCTCCAACGGCGCCGGCCAGGAACTCAATGCGCTGTCGAGTTACGCGGTCGGCCGGGGCACGACCTACGAGTACATCCAGACGATGGCTGGCCTCGACGATTCGTTCGAGTACTGGGGCGGCGCGGTGGACGGGCGCTACCTGATCTCCTATGAGTCGGGCGACGACCATTTCGACTGGAGCGAAGGATACCGTGGCCGGAACCAGTTCATGATCGCACTGCAGTCTGCGCGTCTCGCGCCGCGGCCGGGCGCGGGTGTCCTCTCCTCCGACCCGCGCGGCTTCGAGGGCGACGGCTGCGACCCGGGCGTGAGCGGCTGCACCCTGGGCGCGACCGGCGCCAGCACCCCGTACTCGAATCCGGTCTTCGCCAACTTCACCGTGATCGGGCCGGGCGGACTGGCCGGCTTCCCGGCGGACGGCAACGGGGCGGTCATCCGGCGCGGCAGCGGGGGCTGGTTCGTGAACGGGATCATCGCCCGCTGGCCCGGCATCGGCATCAACATCCGCGACGCCTGGACCGACACCCTGTTCGTCCAGCGCGATTCCCTGCACCTCTCGAACCTGGTGCTGGCGCAGAACGGCTTCAACTACGACACCGTGGGTGGCTCAGGCTTCGGGACGGTCGCCAACTTCCCGGCCGGCCAGATCGGCACCCACCAGGCGTTCGCCGGCACCGTCCTCGCCGACACGCTGCTGGGCCTCAACCTGACCACCGGGAGCCTGGACTGGACTCCGAAGGCCGGCGGACCCGCGGCGGCTGGCGGCGGCACGGTCACGGCGGGCAAGGTGACCGGCTACTTCGGCGGCACCTGGGCCAACACCACCTACATCGGCGCCGGTGATCCCGCGGGTGTGGCGTGGTGGAGTGGCTGGACCGCCTACTACGCGAACTGAGCGCACCGTTCGCTCGGCACGCCCGGCAGGGGCCTCGCACCCGCCGGGCGTTGCCGTGCCGGCCCATCCCGAGGAGAGTGTTCATGCTGTTGACTGTGCCCCGCGGCGCCCTGCTTGCCCTCGCCCTGCTGGCCGGCTGCCAGGACCGCGACGCCCACCCGGGCGGGGCCCCGCCGGCCGGCCCTGGGACGAGCTACACCCCCGACAGTGTCCGCCAGGTCGAACTCAGGCGCTTCCGCGAGGGGCTCGATTCGGTGGCGGAGCTGCAGGGAGGTGCCCCGACCCGTGAAGCGCTGGTCCGCGCCTTCCTCGATGCAGTGGCTGCCCGGGACAGCGCGACCCTGGCCAGCCTGCGTCTGTCACGGGCGGAATTCGCCTGGCTCTACTATCCCACCAACCCGCAGGCGCTCCCCCCGTATGACCTGGATCCCGCGACCTACTGGCTGACCCACCACGCCCAGGATGGCAAGGGTCTGCACAACGTCCTGGAGCGGCTTGGCGGGCGTCCCCTCGAGTTCGTGGGCGAGCGGTGCGAGGGCGAGGCGAGCCGGCAGGGGGAGAACCGGGTCTACGGGCCCTGTCTCGTGCGCCTCCGGACCGGCCACGCCGATACCAGCGAGGGCCGGGTCTTCGGCCTGGTGATCGAGCGCCGGGGACGGTGGAAGTTCGTGAGCTACGCGAACGACCTCGACTGACGCTCAGTACCCCGCGTCCTGGGCGCGGAGGAAGGGCTGCAGCAGCACCCGGCCACGCACCTGGCGCTGGGCCGCGGCCGGGTCCCGGGGGCCCCAGTAGTTCCCGCCGGCCTCGAGTTCCGCGGCATCAATGAGCCAGCGCCGCGCGGAGAGGAACACGTTGCCGCTCACCAGGGTGCTGCTGCCGGCGCCATCCACCACCAGCCCGTCCTGTACCCCGTCGAAGAGGTTACCGCGGATGCGGACGCGGGTGGTGCGCTCGAGCACGATGCCCCGCTCCACCCGGGCGATGGTGTTGTCGTCCACCCGGTAGTCGGTGCTGGGTTCGTCATCGGCCCGGGGCGCGAACAGCCGGATGCCCAGGGCCCCGCCGATGATCGTGTTCTCCGCCAGCGCGTTCTCCCCCCCGTGCTCGATGGCGATGCCCGCGCTCCGGGTGCCGAGGATGAGGTTGCCCCGGACCACGCTGCCGCGCGAGTAGCCGAGCCAGAAGCCGTAGTCGCTCGAGTCGGCCCGGTTCTCGATGAAGCTGTTCCAGGCGCTGAAGGTCGCCTCGAAGGCGTTGTGGTAGGCGTGACTGGCGTCGTTCCGGAGCACCATGTTGCCGATCGAGGGCCCCACCTGCGGCCGCTGGCCGCTCAGGAAGAAGCCGTCGCCGGACCAGGTGAGGTCGTTGTCGGCCACCAGGTTGGAGTCGCTCTGCTCGCGCAGCAGCAGGGCGGCGCTGTCACAGCCCCGGCGGTAGGCCGGGGATTCGCAGCGCACGTTGCGGGAGGCGTTGTTGCGGACGATCGTGTTGCGCGCGGACTTCCACAGGTGGATGCCCCACCCCGAGTTGCCGGACACGTCATTGTCGGCGATCCAGGCCTCGCGGCTCTCGGACAGCCCGATCCCGTTCTGGCTGCCCTGCGCGATCACCCCGGTGACCTGGGCGCGCCGGGTGCGCTTGAGGTAAAGCCCGGCCCCGTAGCTCTCGAAGGTGTCGGGCCGGAAGATGTCCAGCCAGTCGCCCTCGTCGAACCGCTCGGGGGTGGAGCGCAGCGCCTGGGCGCGGGAGCCGGAGAGGTTGATCCCGCTCACCCGGTGCCCCTGCCCCCCCTCGATCCGGATGCCGTAGCGGAAGCCGCGGATGCGCCCGCCGCGCACCGTGATGCTGTCCGCCCCGCGGCTCAGGATGCCGATGCCGGTGAACGCGGCGGGGACGGTGTCGCCGCTCTCGAGCGTGACGCCCGTCAGGTCGATGCGGGTGCCCGAGCCGCTCACCACCAGCACGCCCCGCTCCGTGCGGTCGGGGACACGATAGCGTCCGGGGCAGATCTTCACCTCACCGCTCACCACCGTGCCCGCCTTGTCGAGGCGGACGCAGGGGGCGTAGACCGCGGCGCGGCGGCCGGGCGGCTCCGCGGCCCGGCTGGGGGCCGCGGCGGCCAGCAGGACCGGCCACAGCAGGGCGTTGGACAATCGAATCATGGCCGCACCGGTATGCCGCGCTGGCGGAGGAAGGCGCGCGCCTCCGGCAGGGAGCGGCCCTGGTAGTGGAAGATGGACGCCGCCAGGACGCCGTGCGCCCCGGCGTCGAAGGCCTCGGCGAGGTGCTCCAGGTTCCCGGCGCCGCCGGAGGCGATCACGGGAATCCGGACCGCCGCGGCCGCGGCGCGGAGCAGGTCGAGGTCGTAGCCGCGCTGGGTGCCGTCCCGGTCCATCGAGGTGAGCAGGATCTCGCCCGCCCCCAGCCCCTGCAGCTCGGCCATCCAGGCGAGGCCCTCCAGCGGCGTGGGCTCGCGGCCGCCGGTGACGTGCACCTGCCAGCCGGCGCCCGGCGTGCGCCGGACGTCGACCGCCGCCACCACGCACTGGGACCCGAAGGCCTCCGCGAGGCGACGCACCAGCTGGGGGTCGCGCACGGCCGCGGTGTTCACCGCCACCTTGTCCGCGCCGGCGCGGAGGGCGCGTCCCGCGTCCTCCACCGAGCGGATCCCGCCCCCCACGGTGAACGGGATGAAGATGGTGTCGGCCACCCGGGAGACGATCCCGAGCATGGTCTCCCGCGCCTCGTGGCTGGCGGAGATGTCCAGGAACACCAGCTCGTCGGCGCCCTCGGCGTCGTAGCGGGCGGCCTGCTCCACCGGGTCGCCGGCATCCCGCAACGACTCGAAGTGGACCCCCTTCACCACCCGGCCGTTGGCCACGTCGAGGCAGGGGATGATCCGGCGCGCGAGCATCGGGTCAGCCCCCCACGCGGCCGGGTGGCAGCGCCACCGCGAGCACGTCGTCGAGCGGGCCCGCGGTGCCCCGGGCCAGCAGCACCTGGATGTCCTCGAGGCCGCGGCGCTCGCGCGGCCAGGCCAGCCGGGCCAGCGCTGCCGGCACGGGGAGCCACTCGAAGGCATCGTGCTCGGCGGAGAGCACCACCGGCGCATCGTCGATGAACACGGCGAACACCGGGATGAACCCCACCTCGTCGGTGCTGTGGCGGTAGAACGACTCCACCCGGCTCAGGTTGTAGCAGCGCGCGGGCACCAGCCCGGTCTCCTCCCGGAGTTCCCGGAGCGCCGCCTGCACCGGCGCCTCGCCGGGTTCGATGCTGCCATGCACCACCTCCCACGCGCCGGGACAGCGCCCGCCGGCGCCCCGGCGCAGCGCCAGCGTCTCGAGGCCGGTGACGCCCTCGCGCAGCACGTAGACGTCCACGAAGGCCACCCGGAAGGTGGTCATGGGCGCCACTCGGCGAAGCGCGCCAGCAGCGCGATGCCCATCCGCTGGGACTTCTCGGGGTGGAACTGCGCGCCGACCACGTTGCCCGCCCCGACCAGCGTGGGGAAGGCGCCATCGTACTCCGCGGTGGCCAGGGCGACGCCGGGGGGCAGGTCGGCGGGATGGTAGGAGTGCACGTGGTAGAAGAACTGCATCTCGCCGTGGAAGAGGCCGGCGAGCATGGCGTGCCGCTCCCCGTCGGGGGTGAGCCGCACCCCGGCCCAGCCCACGTGGGGCACCGGCAGCGCGGTGGTGAAGCGCCGCACCGTTCCCGGCAGGAGGCCGAGGCCCGCGACCCCGGGGGCCTCCTCGCTCGCGGCGAAGAAGAGCTGCTGGCCAAGGCAGATGCCCATGACCGGCCGGCCGGCGCGCGCCACCTCCTGCACCGCCGCGCCGAGTCCCGAGCGGGCGAGGTTCGGGACGGCCTGCCCGAAGTTGCCGACCCCGGGCATGAGGACGCGGTCGGCGCGGCGGACCTGGTCGGGGTCGGCGGTGAGGGTGGCCGCGTGACCGCCGGCCTCGACCGCCCGGACCACGCTGCGCAGGTTGTTCACCCCGTAGTCCACCACGGCGATCACAGGGCGCCCTTGGTGCTGGGGACCCCATCGACGCGGGGGTCGCGGCTGGTGGCGTGGTCGAGCGCGCGGGCAAAGGCCTTGAACGCGGCCTCGACGATGTGGTGGGGGTTCTCGCCGCGGAGCAGGTCCAGGTGCACGGTGAGCCCGGCGTTGAGGACCAGCGCCCGGAAGAATTCCGGGGTCAGGAAGACGTCGTAGTCGCCCAGCATCTGCCACCTGGCGATCTCGACGTGGTAGGCGAGGTAGGGCCGCCCCGAGACGTCCACCACCGCGCGCACCAGCGCCTCGTCGAGCGGCACCGTGGCGTCGGCGTAGCGCCGGATGCCGGCGCGATCGCCGAGGGCCTTGGCGATGGCCTGGCCGAGCACGATGCCGGTGTCCTCGACCGTGTGGTGGCCATCGACATGGAGGTCACCGGTGCATTCCACCTCGAGGTCGAGCAGGGCGTGGCGGCCCAGCGCGTCGAGCATGTGGTCGAAGAAGCCGATGCCGGTGCGGGCGCTGACGCGCCCGGTGCCGTCGAGGTCGACGCGCACCCGGATCCGGGTTTCCTTGGTGTCGCGGGTGACTTCCGCCGTCCTGGTCATCGTGGCCCGTCCCGTCGCAAGACCTGCATGCCTGCCGCCTAGCCGCCGAGGATCACCTGCAGCGCCGCGAGCACCGCGTCCATGTCCTCCGGCGTGCCGATGGACACCCGCAGGCACTCCGCCAGCCCCGCCCCGCCGGAGACATCCCGGATGAGGATGCCATGGTCCTCCACCAGGCGCCGGAACACCTCCCGCGCCGGCACCCGCTCGCAGCGGAACAGCACGAAGTTGGCCGCGCTCGGGAACATGGTGACGCCGGGCAGCGCCGCCAGCCGCGGCTGGAAGCGCTCCCGCTCGGCGATCACCGCCCGGGTGCGCGCGGCAAACTCGTCCTCGTGCGCCAGGGCCACCGCCGCCGCCGCCAGCGTGATGGCGTTGACGTTGTAGGGCAGCTTGGCCTTGGCGATCTCACGGGCCACCGCCGGGTGGGCCAGCGCATAGCCGAAGCGCAGCCCCGCCAGGCCGAACGCCTTGGAGAAGGTGCGCAGCACCACCACCCGCGGCGACTGCCGCAGCAGCGGGATGGCGCTCGGCCCGCCGAACTCCTGGTAGGCCTCGTCGCAGACCACGAGCGCGCCCGTCCCCGCCAGGATCTGCTCCACGGCGCCCGACGGCAGCGCGGACCCGGTGGGGTTGTTGGGCGAGTTGAGCACCACCACCCGGGCCCGTTCCTCCCGCGCGGCGGCGATGAGCGCGTCCACGTCGTAGCCGAAGCCGGGCCCGAGGGCCACCGGCACGTAGCGCCCGCCGGCCACCCCGGTGAGCAGCCGGTAGAGCGCGAAGGTCGGGGCGGGCGCCACCACGGCGTCGCCCTCGCCCACGCTCACCGCGAGGGTGGCCTGGATCACCTCGTTGGAGCCGTTCCCCACCAGCACCCCGGCGGGATCCCAGCCGTGCCGGGCCGCGATGGCGCCCGCCAGCTCCATGGGCGCAAAGTCGGGGTAGCGGTGCCACGGGGCGGCGGCGGCCCGCGCCAGCACCTCCGCCTTGAGGTGCGGGGGCAGGTCGGCGGGCGCCTCGTTCTGGTTGAGCTTGCGGGCGGTGACCGGCGCCTCGAGCGTGTACGCCGCGAGGGCGCGCACCGACGGCTTGAGCAGGCCCAGCGCGGGCGCGGGATCGGGCAGCGTCACGGGCGTCCCTACTTGCGGCGCCCGAGGACGACTTCGAGCCGCTTGGAGAGGGCCTTGGCGCGGAAGGGCTTGCTCAGGAAGTCGTCGGCGCCCAGCTCGAAGACGCGCACCTCGTTGTCCTCGTCGCCCTTGGCGGTCAGGACGATCACCGGGATCCGCGAGGTGGCGGGCCGGGTGCGCAGCTCCTTGAGCACCGAGTAGCCGTCGAGCCCGGGGAGGTTGAGGTCGAGCACGATGATGTCGGGCGCGTGCCGGTCCACCTGGTCGAGCGCCTCGAGGCCAGTGGCGGCCTCCACCACCTGGTACCCGTCGCGGGTGAGCAGGTCCTTCATGACCTTCCGCAGCACGTCCTCGTCGTCCACCAGCAGCACCGAGATTCCCTTGAGCGCGCGCCGGACGCCGGAGACTTCCACGGCGTCCTCCTCCTCGAGGAGGTCGAAGGCGGTGGAGAGGTCGGCCTCGGGTGGGCGGCGGGCCGGCGGCTCCAGCACGGCCGCGGCGGCGGGCGCCGCCGGCGGTACGATCGGGTTGGAGGTCGGCGTCTTCCGCGCCGGGGCCTCGGGGGCCTTGGGCGCCGAGGTGGCGCCGGAGGTGCGCGGCGCGGTCACCGTGCCGGTGCCGGTGGCGCCGCCCTCGACCATGGGCACGTCCACCACGCGGAGCAGTTCGTCCGTGCTGGTCTCGCCGGCGAGGACGTGCTTGAGGCCGCTGTCGAACAGCGAGCGCATCCCGTTGGCCCGCGCCGCCTCCGCGATCTTCTCCGCGGTGCCGCCGGCGCCGATCAGCCGCTCCAGCTCGATGTTCATGGTCAGCACCTCGACCACGCTGAACCGGCCGCGGTAGCCGGTCATGGAGCAGTCGGGGCAGCCCACCGGGCGGTAGATCGGGGTCCCCGCCGGGATGAAGCGCAGGATCCGCTCCGGGGGCGGCTGATCGCTCGGCTCCTTGCAGGTGACGCACAGCTTCCGCATGAGCCGCTGCGCGATGACCCCGCGGAGCGCCGAGGCCAGCTTGTAGGCCTCGATCCCCATGTCCACCAGGCGGGTGACGGCATTGGCCGCGTCGTTGGTGTGCAGGGTGGAGAGCACCAGGTGGCCGGTCAGCGACGCCTGTACCGCGATCTGGGCGGTCTCGCGGTCGCGGATCTCGCCCACCAGCACCACGTCGGGGTCCTGCCGCAGGATCGAGCGCAGCGCCGACGCGAAGGTGAGCCCCGCCTTCTCGTGCACCTGCACCTGCACGATGCCCTTGCCCAGCCGGTATTCGACCGGGTCCTCGACCGTGACGATGTTCACGCCCTCGCTCTGCACCATGCGGAGCATGGAATAGAGCGTGGTGGTCTTGCCCGAGCCGGTGGGCCCGGTGACCAGGATGACGCCTTCCTTGTTGTTGAGCAGGGCCTGCATCTGGGCCCGCTCGTCTACCGACATGCCGAGCGACTCGAGGGTGAGCAC encodes:
- a CDS encoding right-handed parallel beta-helix repeat-containing protein, which translates into the protein MIRLSNALLWPVLLAAAAPSRAAEPPGRRAAVYAPCVRLDKAGTVVSGEVKICPGRYRVPDRTERGVLVVSGSGTRIDLTGVTLESGDTVPAAFTGIGILSRGADSITVRGGRIRGFRYGIRIEGGQGHRVSGINLSGSRAQALRSTPERFDEGDWLDIFRPDTFESYGAGLYLKRTRRAQVTGVIAQGSQNGIGLSESREAWIADNDVSGNSGWGIHLWKSARNTIVRNNASRNVRCESPAYRRGCDSAALLLREQSDSNLVADNDLTWSGDGFFLSGQRPQVGPSIGNMVLRNDASHAYHNAFEATFSAWNSFIENRADSSDYGFWLGYSRGSVVRGNLILGTRSAGIAIEHGGENALAENTIIGGALGIRLFAPRADDEPSTDYRVDDNTIARVERGIVLERTTRVRIRGNLFDGVQDGLVVDGAGSSTLVSGNVFLSARRWLIDAAELEAGGNYWGPRDPAAAQRQVRGRVLLQPFLRAQDAGY
- the hisH gene encoding imidazole glycerol phosphate synthase subunit HisH, giving the protein MIAVVDYGVNNLRSVVRAVEAGGHAATLTADPDQVRRADRVLMPGVGNFGQAVPNLARSGLGAAVQEVARAGRPVMGICLGQQLFFAASEEAPGVAGLGLLPGTVRRFTTALPVPHVGWAGVRLTPDGERHAMLAGLFHGEMQFFYHVHSYHPADLPPGVALATAEYDGAFPTLVGAGNVVGAQFHPEKSQRMGIALLARFAEWRP
- the hisC gene encoding histidinol-phosphate transaminase, whose protein sequence is MTLPDPAPALGLLKPSVRALAAYTLEAPVTARKLNQNEAPADLPPHLKAEVLARAAAAPWHRYPDFAPMELAGAIAARHGWDPAGVLVGNGSNEVIQATLAVSVGEGDAVVAPAPTFALYRLLTGVAGGRYVPVALGPGFGYDVDALIAAAREERARVVVLNSPNNPTGSALPSGAVEQILAGTGALVVCDEAYQEFGGPSAIPLLRQSPRVVVLRTFSKAFGLAGLRFGYALAHPAVAREIAKAKLPYNVNAITLAAAAVALAHEDEFAARTRAVIAERERFQPRLAALPGVTMFPSAANFVLFRCERVPAREVFRRLVEDHGILIRDVSGGAGLAECLRVSIGTPEDMDAVLAALQVILGG
- the hisF gene encoding imidazole glycerol phosphate synthase subunit HisF produces the protein MLARRIIPCLDVANGRVVKGVHFESLRDAGDPVEQAARYDAEGADELVFLDISASHEARETMLGIVSRVADTIFIPFTVGGGIRSVEDAGRALRAGADKVAVNTAAVRDPQLVRRLAEAFGSQCVVAAVDVRRTPGAGWQVHVTGGREPTPLEGLAWMAELQGLGAGEILLTSMDRDGTQRGYDLDLLRAAAAAVRIPVIASGGAGNLEHLAEAFDAGAHGVLAASIFHYQGRSLPEARAFLRQRGIPVRP
- a CDS encoding type II/IV secretion system protein, whose amino-acid sequence is MQFTDEWLVPTIEKLLNPEVLIKLRGELAKDPQSLWATVVQRKLVSDDEILRAAAARFRLPVADLSSLDRTMRDLVPEPLVRRFGILPLRQTEALLEIATANPFDIDAEKDLAFATGREVRSFLCSPLKIRERMDELYRGGGSDVMAQLLGGMDGDLQVTQLDDHDSVTDLAASAEEASQRPVVRLVDLMLSDGILARASDIHIEPGEAGVAVRYRIDGVLRQVMNIPRTAGAPLISRIKIMSGLDIADRLRPQDGRARVAVNGAPVDLRVSTLPASMGEKVVIRILNARATVLTLESLGMSVDERAQMQALLNNKEGVILVTGPTGSGKTTTLYSMLRMVQSEGVNIVTVEDPVEYRLGKGIVQVQVHEKAGLTFASALRSILRQDPDVVLVGEIRDRETAQIAVQASLTGHLVLSTLHTNDAANAVTRLVDMGIEAYKLASALRGVIAQRLMRKLCVTCKEPSDQPPPERILRFIPAGTPIYRPVGCPDCSMTGYRGRFSVVEVLTMNIELERLIGAGGTAEKIAEAARANGMRSLFDSGLKHVLAGETSTDELLRVVDVPMVEGGATGTGTVTAPRTSGATSAPKAPEAPARKTPTSNPIVPPAAPAAAAVLEPPARRPPEADLSTAFDLLEEEDAVEVSGVRRALKGISVLLVDDEDVLRKVMKDLLTRDGYQVVEAATGLEALDQVDRHAPDIIVLDLNLPGLDGYSVLKELRTRPATSRIPVIVLTAKGDEDNEVRVFELGADDFLSKPFRAKALSKRLEVVLGRRK
- the hisB gene encoding imidazoleglycerol-phosphate dehydratase HisB, with translation MTRTAEVTRDTKETRIRVRVDLDGTGRVSARTGIGFFDHMLDALGRHALLDLEVECTGDLHVDGHHTVEDTGIVLGQAIAKALGDRAGIRRYADATVPLDEALVRAVVDVSGRPYLAYHVEIARWQMLGDYDVFLTPEFFRALVLNAGLTVHLDLLRGENPHHIVEAAFKAFARALDHATSRDPRVDGVPSTKGAL
- a CDS encoding NUDIX domain-containing protein, which gives rise to MTTFRVAFVDVYVLREGVTGLETLALRRGAGGRCPGAWEVVHGSIEPGEAPVQAALRELREETGLVPARCYNLSRVESFYRHSTDEVGFIPVFAVFIDDAPVVLSAEHDAFEWLPVPAALARLAWPRERRGLEDIQVLLARGTAGPLDDVLAVALPPGRVGG